One segment of Solanum lycopersicum chromosome 1, SLM_r2.1 DNA contains the following:
- the LOC101254734 gene encoding transcription factor MTB1, producing MVTGNMLWSGEDKAMVASVLGKEAFEYLMSGSVSAECSLMAIGNDQNLQNKLSDLVERPNAANFSWNYAIFWQISRSKSGELVLGWGDGCCREPKEAEEREVKKILNLRLDDEGQQRMRKRVLQKLHMLFGGTDEDNYAFGLDRVTDTEMFFLASMYFSFPRGEGGPGKCFGSGKYLWLSDALTSNLDYCARSFLAKSAGMQTIALIPTDVGVVELGSVRSIPESLELLQNIKSCFSSFLSLVRDKQAAGIAAVPEKNEGNNPRLSNSGAVTERTDGNPKIFGHDLNSGTHFREKLAVRKAEERPWDMYQNGNRMPFVNARNGLNPASWAQFSNVKLGKPVELYAPPTPGHNLMNGGREEFRLNNFQHQKPAARMQIDFTGATSRTIVSPAHNVESEHSDVEASCKEDRAGPVDEKRPRKRGRKPANGREEPLNHVEAERQRREKLNQRFYALRAVVPNISKMDKASLLGDAIAYITELQKKLRDMESERELRLGSTSRDAITSEDSPSSEIQIRGPDINIEAANDEVIVRVSCSLETHPLSRIIQIFKEAQINVVESKLSAGNGTVYHTFVIKSSGSEQLTKEKLLAAFSSESNSLRQLSPVGQ from the coding sequence ATGGTTACTGGGAATATGTTGTGGAGTGGTGAGGATAAGGCTATGGTGGCGTCTGTTTTAGGAAAGGAAGCTTTTGAATATTTGATGTCTGGCTCTGTTTCAGCAGAATGTTCTTTAATGGCAATAGGGAATGATCAGAATTTGCAGAATAAGCTTTCAGATCTCGTGGAACGCCCAAACGCCGCTAATTTTAGCTGGAATTATGCCATCTTTTGGCAAATTTCGCGGTCTAAGTCAGGGGAATTGGTGCTAGGGTGGGGGGATGGGTGTTGCAGAGAGCCTAAGGAAGCAGAGGAGCGTGAAGTTAAAAAGATTCTCAATCTACGCCTCGATGATGAGGGTCAACAAAGGatgaggaagagggtacttcaGAAGCTGCATATGTTATTTGGTGGAACAGATGAAGATAACTATGCTTTTGGATTAGATAGAGTTACTGATACTGAAATGTTCTTCCTTGCCTCGATGTATTTTTCGTTCCCTCGAGGAGAGGGAGGTCCCGGGAAGTGTTTTGGATCAGGTAAGTATTTGTGGTTATCAGATGCATTGACATCTAATCTAGATTATTGTGCTAGATCTTTCTTAGCTAAGTCTGCTGGTATGCAAACTATTGCTTTGATTCCAACTGATGTAGGAGTTGTGGAATTGGGGTCAGTGAGATCGATACCGGAGAGTTTAGAGCTATTACAGAATATAAAATCTTGCTTCTCGTCGTTTTTATCACTTGTTAGGGATAAGCAAGCAGCAGGTATAGCAGCTGTACCTGAGAAAAACGAGGGAAACAATCCCCGCCTTTCCAACTCTGGCGCTGTTACTGAACGAACAGATGGAAATCCTAAGATATTTGGGCATGATTTGAATTCTGGTACTCACTTTAGGGAAAAACTTGCTGTTAGGAAAGCGGAGGAGAGGCCATGGGACATGTACCAAAATGGTAACAGGATGCCATTTGTGAACGCACGGAATGGTTTAAATCCTGCTTCTTGGGCTCAATTCAGTAATGTGAAGCTGGGAAAGCCTGTGGAGCTCTATGCTCCTCCAACCCCAGGACACAACCTGATGAATGGTGGGAGGGAAGAATTCCGCTTGAACAACTTTCAACATCAAAAACCAGCTGCTAGAATGCAAATTGATTTCACCGGAGCAACCTCGAGAACCATTGTTTCCCCAGCACACAATGTTGAGTCTGAACATTCAGATGTTGAAGCTTCGTGCAAGGAAGACCGTGCAGGCCCAGTGGATGAAAAGAGGCCTCGAAAACGTGGAAGAAAGCCAGCCAATGGAAGGGAAGAGCCTCTCAATCATGTAGAGGCAGAGAGACAGCGGAGGGAAAAGTTGAACCAGCGGTTCTATGCCTTACGAGCTGTTGTTCCAAATATCTCCAAGATGGACAAAGCTTCCCTCTTAGGAGATGCCATTGCTTACATAACTGAGCTGCAGAAAAAACTAAGAGATATGGAATCTGAGAGGGAGCTGAGATTAGGAAGCACTTCAAGGGACGCAATCACTTCAGAAGACAGCCCTAGTTCTGAGATTCAAATCCGAGGACCCGACATCAACATAGAAGCTGCCAATGATGAAGTCATTGTAAGGGTGAGCTGCTCACTGGAAACCCATCCACTATCTCGAATCATCCAAATATTCAAAGAGGCACAAATAAACGTTGTTGAATCAAAACTTTCCGCGGGGAATGGTACTGTATATCACACATTTGTCATCAAGTCTAGTGGATCCGAACAGCTGACCAAGGAAAAGCTGCTGGCAGCATTTTCCAGCGAATCAAACTCGTTAAGGCAACTTTCACCGGTAGGGCAATAA